From the Pseudomonas sp. SORT22 genome, one window contains:
- a CDS encoding LLM class flavin-dependent oxidoreductase produces the protein MKFSLIYEAQTVDSSREGDRKIFDDTVEQAVLADQLGFDTFWCVEHTALSNYSHMSAPETMLAFVAGKTERIGIGHGVVCLPPAMNHPVKVAERIATLDLLSKGRVHFGVGKGGTQQEAGTFGYDLATLQPQIDEAMYLIPKIFVQDEIEHHGDFVQIPKRPIHPKPYQDPHPPMYLACTNTESLKNAGGRGMGALVLGFGGPEEIAKKVEVYHQAWDNRDAKQQVGFRPNRHIAALCPAIVLDDNELARRIGIRGQRYFMESLGYWYGGGERPDPQKWKDDTYVDGNGQAVIKSRFASEEVSVDFSDPTMAMMNPNHAYGTVEDCIGYVQRLIDAGADEILFICQMGTVPQWAQLETLRNIGEKVIPHFRKQ, from the coding sequence ATGAAATTCTCATTGATTTACGAAGCACAGACGGTGGACTCCAGCCGCGAAGGCGACCGCAAGATCTTCGATGACACCGTCGAGCAGGCAGTACTGGCCGACCAGCTCGGTTTCGACACCTTCTGGTGCGTGGAACACACCGCCCTGAGCAACTACTCGCACATGTCGGCGCCAGAAACCATGCTCGCCTTTGTCGCCGGCAAGACCGAGCGCATCGGCATCGGCCATGGCGTGGTGTGCCTGCCGCCGGCGATGAACCACCCGGTCAAGGTCGCCGAGCGCATCGCTACCCTCGACCTGCTGTCCAAGGGCCGGGTGCATTTCGGCGTGGGCAAGGGCGGTACCCAGCAGGAGGCCGGCACCTTCGGCTACGACCTGGCGACCCTGCAGCCGCAGATCGATGAAGCCATGTACCTGATCCCGAAAATCTTCGTCCAGGACGAGATCGAGCACCACGGCGACTTCGTGCAGATCCCCAAGCGGCCGATCCATCCCAAGCCGTACCAGGACCCGCACCCGCCGATGTACCTGGCCTGCACCAACACCGAATCGCTGAAGAACGCCGGCGGGCGTGGCATGGGCGCGCTGGTGCTGGGTTTCGGCGGCCCGGAGGAAATCGCCAAGAAGGTCGAGGTGTACCACCAGGCCTGGGACAACCGTGACGCCAAGCAGCAGGTCGGCTTTCGCCCCAACCGCCACATCGCCGCGCTGTGCCCGGCCATCGTCCTCGACGACAACGAACTGGCGCGGCGCATCGGCATCCGTGGCCAGCGCTACTTCATGGAGTCGCTGGGCTACTGGTACGGCGGCGGCGAGCGGCCGGACCCGCAAAAGTGGAAAGACGACACCTACGTCGACGGCAACGGCCAGGCAGTGATCAAGTCGCGCTTTGCCTCCGAGGAAGTCAGCGTCGACTTCTCCGACCCGACCATGGCGATGATGAACCCCAACCATGCCTACGGCACGGTCGAGGACTGCATCGGTTACGTGCAACGCCTGATTGATGCCGGCGCCGACGAGATCCTGTTCATCTGCCAGATGGGCACGGTGCCGCAATGGGCGCAGCTGGAGACCCTGCGCAACATCGGCGAGAAGGTGATTCCGCATTTTCGCAAGCAGTGA
- a CDS encoding VOC family protein yields MDIRGLGYVTLLSTDLAQWRHYATQVLGMMVAGDGADSARLYLKMDDRPYRLLVLHSDQDSFGACGWELAGEAAFEQAIAELQQADIAVERGNAAQAELRKVQAVAQFCDPDGNRHELFWGPRQDFARFVSPVAVKGFVTHELGMGHVVLPAPTFERCRDFYQRVMGFGLSDLMKVRFTPDPAEAEKRIHFLHCNNGRHHSLAIFECPVPHGCVHMMVEVDGLDEVGRALDRMHAHGVKLSATLGQHTNDQMVSFYMKTPSGFDLEYGCDGLVVDWNQHTPFESTVVSHWGHDFSVGRP; encoded by the coding sequence ATGGATATCCGCGGCCTGGGTTACGTCACCCTGCTGTCCACCGACCTGGCGCAATGGCGTCATTACGCAACCCAGGTGCTGGGCATGATGGTGGCCGGCGATGGCGCTGACAGCGCCCGGCTGTACCTGAAAATGGACGATCGCCCGTACCGCCTCCTGGTGTTGCACAGCGACCAGGACAGCTTCGGCGCCTGTGGCTGGGAGCTGGCCGGCGAGGCCGCCTTCGAGCAGGCAATCGCCGAGCTGCAGCAGGCCGATATCGCCGTCGAGCGCGGCAATGCCGCCCAGGCCGAGCTGCGCAAGGTCCAGGCGGTGGCGCAGTTCTGCGACCCGGACGGCAACCGCCACGAACTGTTCTGGGGCCCGCGCCAGGATTTCGCCCGCTTTGTCTCGCCGGTGGCAGTCAAGGGCTTTGTCACCCATGAGCTGGGCATGGGCCACGTGGTGCTGCCGGCGCCAACCTTTGAGCGCTGCCGCGATTTTTATCAGCGGGTCATGGGTTTTGGCCTCTCGGACCTGATGAAAGTGCGCTTTACACCTGACCCGGCCGAGGCGGAAAAGCGCATTCATTTTCTGCACTGCAACAACGGCCGTCACCACTCCCTGGCGATCTTCGAATGCCCGGTGCCCCATGGCTGTGTGCACATGATGGTCGAGGTCGACGGCCTCGACGAGGTCGGCCGCGCCCTGGACCGCATGCACGCCCACGGCGTCAAGCTCTCGGCCACCCTTGGCCAGCACACCAACGACCAGATGGTCTCGTTCTACATGAAGACCCCTTCAGGCTTTGACCTGGAGTACGGCTGTGACGGCCTGGTGGTCGACTGGAACCAGCACACCCCCTTCGAAAGCACGGTGGTCAGCCACTGGGGCCACGACTTCAGTGTCGGCCGCCCATGA
- a CDS encoding CoA-transferase gives MDKQMTTAQMVGQLRDGMTLGIGGWGPRRKPMALIREILRSDLKDLTVVAYGGADVGMLCAAGKVKKLVFAFVSLDFIPLEPYFRKARQDAAIEVMEIDEGMLLLGLRAAAMGVPFIPTAVGLGTDVLRHNPQIKLVASPYADGKDWVAMPALDLDAALIHVDRADARGVCQISGPDHYMDDLFVRAARHSYVTCDQLVDSDYFHSAPERAHQVFWERNLTTAVAHVPGGAHPSSCAPLYGFDVPHFKAYTASAQAEEGWQAYVEQFVACSHEQYLEQVGGLGAIRQLPLPVF, from the coding sequence ATGGACAAACAAATGACCACGGCGCAGATGGTCGGCCAGCTGCGCGACGGCATGACTCTCGGCATCGGGGGCTGGGGCCCTCGGCGCAAGCCCATGGCGCTGATCCGCGAGATTCTGCGTTCCGACCTCAAGGACCTGACCGTGGTCGCCTACGGCGGTGCCGATGTCGGCATGCTTTGCGCCGCGGGCAAGGTGAAGAAGCTGGTATTCGCCTTCGTCTCGCTGGATTTCATTCCGCTCGAGCCGTACTTTCGCAAGGCCCGCCAGGACGCCGCCATCGAGGTCATGGAGATCGACGAAGGCATGCTCCTGCTTGGCCTGCGCGCGGCGGCCATGGGCGTGCCGTTCATTCCCACGGCGGTCGGCCTGGGCACCGATGTGCTGCGCCACAACCCGCAAATCAAACTGGTGGCCTCGCCCTATGCCGACGGCAAGGACTGGGTGGCGATGCCGGCGCTTGACCTCGACGCGGCGCTGATCCACGTCGACCGTGCCGATGCCCGCGGGGTCTGCCAGATCAGCGGCCCCGACCACTACATGGACGATCTGTTCGTGCGCGCCGCCCGCCACAGCTACGTGACCTGCGATCAGCTGGTCGACAGCGACTACTTCCACAGTGCGCCGGAGCGCGCGCACCAAGTGTTCTGGGAGCGCAACCTGACCACCGCCGTGGCCCATGTGCCGGGCGGTGCGCACCCCTCGTCATGCGCGCCGCTGTACGGTTTCGATGTGCCGCATTTCAAGGCCTACACCGCCTCGGCCCAGGCCGAGGAGGGCTGGCAGGCCTATGTCGAGCAATTTGTCGCCTGCTCCCACGAGCAGTACCTGGAACAGGTCGGTGGCCTGGGCGCCATCCGCCAGCTTCCCCTGCCGGTTTTCTAA
- a CDS encoding ketoacid CoA transferase — protein sequence MTTPATTYSLAELMICAASEAWRDDGEVLATGIGVIPRLAASLSMLTSNPQLLMTDSEAYMVAEPVPLGARNGYQPKRDSWMGFARIFDNVWGGKRHALVGPIQIDRFGQANLSCIGDYARPKAQMLGVRGLPGNSISHANSFFVPSHNRRVFVEGEVDMVSSIGYNPARLARGWALDEVDIRLIVTDLCVLDFHGPQHQVRIRSLHPGVSVDEVQDNTGFALQVDADCPVTAAPSEAQLQLIRRLDPHNLRASQLKDNPAGLRNLR from the coding sequence ATGACCACGCCAGCTACGACGTACAGCCTCGCCGAACTGATGATCTGCGCCGCCTCCGAGGCCTGGCGCGACGACGGTGAAGTCCTGGCCACCGGCATCGGGGTGATCCCGCGCCTGGCCGCCTCCCTGAGCATGCTGACCAGCAACCCGCAGTTGCTGATGACCGATTCCGAAGCCTACATGGTCGCGGAACCTGTGCCTCTCGGCGCACGCAACGGCTATCAACCCAAGCGCGACAGCTGGATGGGTTTTGCACGGATTTTCGACAACGTCTGGGGCGGCAAGCGCCATGCCCTGGTCGGCCCGATCCAGATCGACCGCTTCGGCCAGGCCAACCTCTCGTGCATCGGCGACTATGCCCGGCCCAAGGCGCAGATGCTCGGGGTGCGCGGCCTGCCGGGCAACTCGATCAGCCATGCCAACTCGTTCTTCGTGCCCAGCCACAACCGCCGGGTGTTCGTCGAAGGCGAGGTCGATATGGTCTCCTCGATCGGCTACAACCCCGCGCGTCTGGCCCGAGGCTGGGCGCTGGATGAGGTGGATATCCGCCTGATCGTCACCGACCTGTGCGTCCTCGATTTCCACGGCCCGCAGCACCAGGTGCGGATCCGCTCGCTGCACCCGGGGGTGAGTGTCGATGAGGTGCAGGACAACACCGGCTTCGCCTTGCAGGTGGACGCCGATTGCCCGGTTACTGCCGCGCCCAGCGAGGCGCAGTTGCAGCTGATCAGGCGCCTCGACCCGCACAACCTGCGGGCCAGCCAGTTGAAAGACAACCCCGCCGGCCTGCGCAACCTGCGTTGA